The following are encoded in a window of Podospora pseudoanserina strain CBS 124.78 chromosome 6, whole genome shotgun sequence genomic DNA:
- a CDS encoding hypothetical protein (EggNog:ENOG503P106), producing the protein MVPPDYLLWPLESEVLGKKEKEKPATDILPATYHYHEAAGRRAVGNPAKDISAFLRRELSLGDLADMMQHLWFAGAKRPPMPLHSHVAIGREITITDRMDLHLLWDNKGKLLIKPVPRFLLDPAFCSTNLQCPDACACHDPPANTCRGIPRRVALGFLYTYVCLVSSESDFYIANEKHLLPYREDDKPLEWADWKILARELLQMYERELDVVHPRFLRAELRLSRINIIHRLTSLPLFNPYLRGRHNYSSFFRDNLTWITTATVFIALVLTAMQVGLATERLKENAAFQQVSYGFTVFAILGPLCAFGLVVLDALFHLVKDLPLLLRGRRRRTAPNRTISGAEPQASA; encoded by the exons ATGGTTCCACCAGACTACTTGCTCTGGCCG CTCGAATCTGAGGTGCtcgggaagaaggagaaagagaagccCGCTACGGATATATTACCGGCTACCTACCACTACCACGAGGCCGCCGGAAGGCGGGCGGTCGGTAACCCGGCGAAGGACATATCGGCCTTCTTACGGAGGGAGCTTTCTCTCGGAGACCTAGCTGATATGATGCAACACCTATGGTTTGCCGGCGCAAAGCGTCCCCCCATGCCGCTGCACTCTCATGTCGCTATAGGTCGGGAGATTACTATCACCGACCGGATGGACCTGCACCTCCTCTGGGATAACAAGGGGAAGCTCTTGATTAAGCCCGTCCCACGCTTTCTCCTCGATCCAGCTTTTTGCAGCACCAACCTACAATGCCCGGATGCCTGCGCCTGCCACGACCCTCCGGCGAATACGTGCCGGGGAATCCCACGGAGAGTCGCCCTCGGCTTTCTCTACACGTACGTCTGTCTCGTATCGTCGGAGAGCGACTTCTATATCGCCAACGAAAAGCACCTCTTGCCTTACAGGGAAGACGACAAGCCACTAGAATGGGCAGATTGGAAGATCCTGGCCAGAGAGCTCCTCCAAATGTATGAGCGCGAACTAGATGTTGTCCACCCTCGCTTCCTGCGTGCCGAGCTCCGTCTCTCCCGTATCAATATCATCCACCGCTTAACCAGCCTCCCACTGTTCAACCCCTACCTCCGCGGTCGGCACAACTACAGTAGCTTCTTCCGCGATAACCTCACCTGGATAACTACTGCCACCGTCTTCATCGCCCTGGTGCTGACCGCGATGCAGGTCGGCCTCGCCACGGAACGGCTTAAGGAAAATGCCGCCTTCCAGCAGGTTTCGTACGGCTTTACCGTCTTCGCTATCTTAGGTCCTTTGTGCGCGTTCGGCTTGGTGGTCCTAGACGCGCTATTCCATCTCGTCAAGGACCTGCCGTTGCTTCTCAGAGGACGGCGCAGACGCACGGCGCCCAACCGCACTATATCTGGTGCTGAGCCGCAGGCTTCCGCCTAG
- a CDS encoding hypothetical protein (EggNog:ENOG503P835) → MASPRELSSAEEDKLLDIQLSSAEEDNLLDLPSPEIFSETPTHQSNSPLTIADLNPGTPLLSVQLSAPQTTPLKTNFAITLKITYTGLLLNPDKTTAPTTRPITFRPWTIIGWHQTEPQREGFWLYRHRPINNNNHDNPWEFTEMDDGTICTFAIYDDPDIEVPVSKGNHFTNSFISLRPGETWTWEETLQQKYWSLLPDDAIPADRFRFCFKGAYVDWWDWGDLEEHKQAGTTVLLPCFEAARSIERETDKKMPALVVPGAEEGVEFVIVDGSTQEGSGGLTSEISEGMESPVKRI, encoded by the exons ATGGCCAGCCCTCGGGAATTGAGCAGCGCGGAGGAAGACAAGCTCCTAGACATCCAACTAAGCAGTGCAGAAGAagacaacctcctcgacctccccTCACCTGAAATCTTCTCCGAAACCCCCACGCATCAATCAAACAGCCCACTCACCATCGCAGACCTCAA CCCAggaacccccctcctctccgtccAACTCtccgcaccccaaaccactCCCCTCAAAACCAACTTCGCCATCACACTAAAAATCACCTacaccggcctcctcctcaacccggACAAAACCACAGCCCCAACCACCCGCCCCATCACCTTCCGCCCCTGGACAATAATAGGCTGGCACCAAACCGAGCCACAGCGCGAAGGGTTCTGGCTCTACCGCCACCGCccaatcaacaacaacaaccacgatAACCCATGGGAGTTCACCGAAATGGACGACGGCACAATCTGCACCTTTGCCATCTACGACGACCCCGACATAGAAGTCCCCGTCTCCAAAGGCAACCACTTCACAAACTCCTTCATCAGCCTCCGCCCCGGCGAAACCTGGACCTGGGAGGAGACACTTCAGCAGAAATACTGGAGCTTGCTACCAGATGACGCAATCCCGGCCGACAGATTCAGGTTTTGTTTCAAGGGCGCCTACGTCGACTGGTGGGACTGGGGGGATCTGGAGGAGCACAAGCAGGCTGGGACGACGGTCTTGCTGCCGTGCTTTGAGGCGGCGAGGTCGATTGAAAGGGAGACGGACAAGAAGATGCCTGCTTTGGTTGTTCctggggcggaggagggggttgagtttgTTATCGTCGATGGTTCTACACAGGAGGGTTCTGGGGGTCTGACTTCAGAGATTAGTGAAGGCATGGAAAGCCCCGTCAAGAGAATATGA
- a CDS encoding hypothetical protein (COG:U; EggNog:ENOG503P1PW), producing MISVNLSQGTSLPGWTTVLCLLVGATAACLWFRFPLTRSTRAMSSVNPTSDSTRSARSGVSLRQVNPDKNEANTDIDIIAIHGLDTKSPDTWVWVDPNSPNNTVNWLADRRMLPSRVGAARIFTCDWPADLRQQSSVPTTLHESAQSLRDSIQHLKANTTRPILFIASCLGGIILMKALEIDNQHTKDNADSPSLTRTTRGVVFLATPFRGTAFKNMPGLLLKALAALQDQTVTALIDYTLGATPDLDELTKGFITLTKNHNYQVVVFWEARNTVLLRKFHLAWMVSTWILLAWLVALTSAWLLDLFSPWLLVFFLLWLPVFLSCQPQLLVNKYSATLSDFKTQRLDRPHVMMNKFAHSNCTNECKKDCTESDDFGHVSRKIEVMLKTIREGSPLEQADGWILKRHYTQEKLKIERLSGDTLSMDRCYINLAIIGEPRENPEKGSKTDAAPHKSPFSLTARLKVETPEKNIQVELSSLFDPRKDSEGQTTNPRRILIHGRAGVGKTTLCKKMVHEFTRRSGEFRKWNELFDRILWVPLRRLKGWSSPLYNLEGLFCYEYFDQHLNYSILAKELFRAVDSNGQKTLFILDGLDEISQLLDDNHPKSPLLKHLLNQPSVIITSRPHVSLPRGVHSPDLKLETVGFYPAQVVEYLRATFIDAKTIEDIESYFQRHQLVQGLVRIPVQLDALCYTWNSFEDKTMPGTMTAMYKAIEENLWKKDIVRLEKRTQREIRHVRRPEISNSAEDEVQLLEILAFTGMHSDVIDFEPRHRDAISEQYNPTGTNFFLDEMLGHLSFVRTSDPSSKDRDRNYHFIHLTFQEYFAARYFIRQWKAKQQLNCLQLSGGNRNYIEPATFLQEHKYDPRYDIFWRFVAGLLDADGEALSFFQTIEKEPRDLLGPTHQRLVMHCLSEVERKESNFTGLRARLENQLEQWLLFECDFMGSSILAREMECPEQVLVSTLKQASEGARPIFLDSLSRRTAVPFSIINVASPWLNDCASKRLCIAVLGLLSHQHNGLPQEMLQGIAARLEDQDAYVRRAAINALPGRADLPEEILQGIAARLEDQDAYVRRAAINALQGRADLPEEILQGIAARLEDQAAYVRRAAIKVLQGRADLPEQVLQGIAAMLEDQVMYVREAAIEALQGRADLPEEILQGIAARLEDQAALVRLGAIEVLQERADLPEEVLQGIAARLEAQDTDVRVAAIDALEGRADLPEEILQGIAARLKDQDAYVRRAAIKVLQGRADLPEQVLQGIAAMLEDQVMYVREAAIEALQGRADLPEEILQGIAARLEDRDAEVRLRAIDALLNQAELSLNVLSPYVKSFCNALLQKSFEKHLYWHASDCGFIGVNLTHIPLSGSQHEGKEAVKLLLQNGATTVAMETDSRYYT from the exons ATGATTTCCGTCAACCTCAGCCAGGGCACCTCTCTGCCCGGATGGACAACTGTCCTTTGTCTCCTGGTCGGCGCAACTGCCGCTTGTCTTTGGTTCCGTTTCCCGCTTACGCGTTCCACGCGGGCAATGTCTTCGGTGAATCCCACTTCAGATTCCACACGGTCCGCTCGGTCAGGCGTCAGCCTCCGTCAAGTCAACCCCGACAAGAACGAGGCAAACACCGACATCGACATCATTGCCATTCATGGCCTTGACACAAAGTCGCCGGACACGTGGGTATGGGTAGACCCCAACAGTCCCAACAATACCGTTAACTGGCTGGCCGACCGGCGAATGCTCCCCAGCCGAGTGGGAGCAGCTCGCATCTTCACATGCGACTGGCCTGCCGACCTACGCCAGCAGTCGTCAGTTCCCACGACGCTCCACGAGTCTGCCCAGTCTTTGCGCGACAGCATACAGCACCTAAAGGCAAATACCACAAGGCCCATTCTCTTCATCGCATCGTGTCTTGGTGGTATTATCTTGATGAAGGCTCTCGAGATTGATAATCAGCACACCAAGGACAACGCCGATTCGCCTTCTCTCACAAGGACAACACGAGGCGTCGTGTTTTTGGCTACACCTTTCCGAGGCACTGCGTTCAAAAACATGCCTGGCCTCCTATTGAAAGCCCTGGCCGCCCTGCAAGATCAAACAGTGACTGCACTGATTGATTACACACTGGGCGCGACCCCCGACCTTGACGAACTTACGAAAGGGTTTATAACGCTAACGAAGAATCACAACTACCAAGTAGTCGTGTTCTGGGAAGCGAGGAATACCGTTCTTCTCCGGAAGTTTCATCTGGCTTGGATGGTGTCGACATGGATCTTACTGGCGTGGCTAGTAGCTCTGACATCAGCTTGGCTGCTTGATTTGTTTTCACCTTGGCTACTCGTCTTTTTCCTCCTTTGGTTACCTGTGTTCTTGTCTTGCCAACCACAGCTG CTGGTCAATAAGTACTCGGCAACCCTATCGGATTTTAAGACGCAGCGGCTTGATCGACCCCACGTCATGATGAACAAATTCGCCCACAGCAACTGCACAAATGAGTGCAAGAAGGACTGCACGGAGAGTGATGATTTCGGCCATGTGTCCCGCAAGATCGAGGTAATGCTCAAGACGATTCGTGAAGGAAGTCCACTCGAGCAAGCAGACGGTTGGATTCTCAAAAGACACTATACCCAGGAGAAACTGAAGATTGAGCGACTTTCGGGCGATACGTTGTCCATGGATCGCTGCTACATCAATCTTGCCATTATCGGGGAGCCTAGAGAAAACCCAGAGAAAGGATCGAAAACGGACGCAGCACCTCACAAATCCCCCTTTTCACTCACCGCTCGGCTGAAGGTTGAGACGCCGGAAAAGAATATTCAAGTGGAATTGTCGTCTCTCTTCGATCCGCGCAAAGACTCCGAAGGCCAAACGACAAACCCAAGAAGAATCTTAATCCATGGACGCGCCGGGGTCGGGAAGACTACCCTGTGTAAGAAGATGGTTCATGAATTTACCCGTCGTTCTGGAGAGTTTCGAAAGTGGAACGAGTTGTTCGACCGCATACTTTGGGTGCCTCTACGGAGGCTGAAAGGATGGTCATCTCCGCTATATAACCTCGAGGGATTGTTTTGTTATGAGTATTTTGACCAACACCTAAACTATAGCATTCTTGCTAAAGAACTTTTCCGTGCGGTTGACAGTAATGGCCAAAAGACTCTGTTTATCCTTGACGGTCTTGACGAGATATCTCAACTCTTGGACGATAATCACCCGAAATCCCCTTTGCTTAAACACCTGTTAAACCAACCTAGCGTTATTATTACATCCCGACCGCACGTCTCACTCCCTAGGGGAGTCCATTCCCCAGACCTTAAACTGGAAACCGTTGGATTCTACCCGGCTCAAGTGGTCGAGTACCTTCGAGCTACATTTATTGATGCGAAAACGATCGAAGATATTGAATCGTACTTCCAAAGGCATCAGCTAGTCCAGGGTCTTGTACGAATCCCTGTTCAGCTGGATGCTCTCTGCTATACTTGGAATAGTTTCGAGGATAAAACTATGCCGGGGACTATGACCGCGATGTACAAAGCCATCGAGGAAAATCTGTGGAAGAAGGATATTGTGAGACTGGAGAAGCGAACGCAGCGTGAAATACGCCACGTTCGCCGGCCCGAGATCAGCAACTCTGCCGAAGATGAGGTTCAACTTCTTGAGATTCTCGCATTTACTGGTATGCATAGCGATGTTATCGACTTTGAGCCAAGACATCGCGACGCTATTTCCGAGCAGTATAATCCCACTGGGACGAACTTCTTCCTTGATGAGATGCTCGGACATCTTTCTTTTGTGCGAACCTCAGACCCCTCATCAAAGGACCGCGATCGAAATTACCACTTCATACACCTCACCTTTCAAGAGTATTTTGCAGCACGGTATTTCATTCGACAGTGGAAAGCTAAACAACAACTCAATTGTCTGCAACTTAGCGGTGGGAATCGTAATTATATCGAACCTGCTACTTTCCTTCAGGAGCATAAATACGATCCTCGCTACGATATCTTCTGGCGCTTTGTCGCCGGCCTGCTTGATGCTGACGGAGAGGCACTTAGCTTCTTCCAGACGATTGAGAAGGAGCCACGCGACCTCCTGGGTCCTACGCATCAGCGCCTAGTCATGCACTGCCTAAGCGAAGTCGAGCGGAAGGAGTCGAATTTCACAGGACTTCGAGCGAGGCTAGAAAACCAACTAGAACAGTGGCTGCTGTTTGAATGCGACTTTATGGGGAGTTCCATCTTAGCCCGCGAAATGGAGTGTCCAGAGCAGGTTCTGGTCAGTACATTAAAGCAAGCATCTGAAGGTGCAAGGCCGATTTTTCTGGACTCGCTATCCAGACGAACAGCAGTTCCATTCAGTATTATAAACGTTGCATCTCCCTGGCTGAACGACTGCGCTTCTAAACGCCTATGTATTGCTGTCTTGGGTCTCCTAAGTCATCAGCATAATGGCTTACCGCAGGAGATGCTGCAGGGCATCGCAGCAAGGCTCGAGGATCAGGACGCGTACGTACGGCGAGCAGCAATCAACGCGCTTCCAGGGCGAGCCGACCTTCCGGAGGAGATACTGCAGGGCATCGCAGCAAGGCTCGAGGATCAGGACGCGTACGTACGGCGAGCAGCAATCAACGCGCTTCAAGGGCGAGCCGACCTTCCGGAGGAGATACTGCAGGGCATCGCAGCAAGGCTCGAGGATCAGGCCGCGTACGTGCGGCGAGCAGCAATCAAGGTGCTTCAAGGACGAGCCGACCTTCCGGAGCAGGTGCTGCAGGGCATCGCAGCAATGCTCGAGGATCAGGTCATGTACGTGCGGGAGGCAGCAATCGAGGCGCTTCAAGGGCGAGCCGACCTTCCGGAGGAGATACTGCAGGGCATCGCAGCAAGGCTCGAGGATCAGGCCGCGTTAGTGCGGCTGGGAGCAATCGAGGTGCTTCAAGAGCGAGCCGACCTTCCGGAGGAGGTGCTGCAGGGCATCGCAGCAAGGCTCGAGGCTCAGGACACGGACGTGCGGGTGGCAGCAATCGACGCGCTTGAAGGGCGAGCCGACCTTCCGGAGGAGATACTGCAGGGCATCGCAGCAAGGCTCAAGGATCAGGACGCGTACGTGCGGCGAGCAGCAATCAAGGTGCTTCAAGGACGAGCCGACCTTCCGGAGCAGGTGCTGCAGGGCATCGCAGCAATGCTCGAGGATCAGGTCATGTACGTGCGGGAGGCAGCAATCGAGGCGCTTCAAGGGCGAGCCGACCTTCCGGAGGAGATACTGCAGGGCATCGCAGCAAGGCTCGAGGATCGGGACGCGGAGGTGCGGCTGAGAGCAATCGACGCGCTTCTAAATCAAGCAGAGTTATCGTTAAACGTCCTCAGCCCATATGTCAAATCCTTTTGCAACGCTTTACTACAGAAGAGCTTCGAGAAGCATCTATACTGGCACGCTTCGGACTGTGGTTTTATAGGGGTTAATCTTACACATATACCTTTAAGTGGTAGTCAACATGAAGGGAAGGAAGCGGTGAAGCTACTGTTACAGAATGGCGCCACTACCGTAGCGATGGAGACAGACAGCCGCTACTACACTTAG
- a CDS encoding hypothetical protein (EggNog:ENOG503PDEX; COG:O; CAZy:CE3) — protein MFLPIHNLILALATPLANQGVAVNHFNLGSRAVQPIANATPLRIMPLGASITYGQASTDGNGYRNELRNQLVAAGNTLVNFVGSRKAGIMRDNDVEGWPGARIDEVHSRAVAAVSVPKYKPNVFLVNAGTNDALQNKDVRTAALRMEAMLNDCWTLSPRAVVILSTLLLNKDPVVERRVLDINDQFRRLVKSLRDEGRRIVLVDMHNDQGPMEGVDFADQTHPNDRGYKKMANIWFAGLVAAGDEGWIQTPEVVAGLPDDGLRS, from the exons ATGTTTCTCCCAATACACAACCTCATACTCG CGCTGGCAACCCCCCTAGCAAACCAAGGCGTAGCAGTAAACCACTTCAACCTCGGCTCTCGCGCCGTCCAACCCATAGCAAACGCCACCCCCCTCCGCATCATGCCTTTAGGGGCATCAATAACCTACGGCCAAGCCTCCACAGACGGCAACGGCTACCGAAACGAACTCCGCAACCAgctcgtcgccgccggcaaCACCTTGGTAAACTTCGTCGGCTCCCGAAAAGCGGGCATAATGCGCGACAACGATGTGGAAGGCTGGCCAGGCGCCCGCATCGACGAAGTCCACTCGAGAGCCGTCGCTGCGGTGTCGGTGCCGAAATACAAACCCAACGTTTTTCTTGTGAATGCGGGGACGAATGATGCGTTGCAGAATAAGGATGTGCGTACTGCCGCGCTGAGGATGGAGGCGATGTTGAATGATTGCTGGACCTTGTCACCCCGGGCAGTGGTGATCCTTTCAACACTGCTGCTCAACAAGGATCCAGTcgtggagaggagggtgttggataTAAATGACCAGTTTCGGAGGTTGGTTAAGAGCCTGAGGGATGAGGGAAGGAGAATTGTGCTGGTGGACATGCACAACGATCAGGGGccgatggagggggtggattttGCTGATCAGACGCACCCTAATGATAGGGGATATAAGAAGATGGCGAATATATGGTTTGCCgggctggtggcggcgggggatgaggggtggATTCAGACGCCTGAGGTTGTGGCGGGGCTGCCGGATGATGGGCTGAGATCTTAG
- a CDS encoding hypothetical protein (EggNog:ENOG503PXXJ) produces MQSKALILLLTGLVAAVSGAAAPANEVEIIEESTGPLNARQADITWQATGGCKTDWANRCNAACRGEASQRSYSCTSIKSRIWRQSCVFGWSVCDCTCVR; encoded by the exons ATGCAATCCAAAGCTCTTATTCTGCTCCTGACCGGCCTTGTGGCTGCTGTTTCGGGTGCCGCGGCGCCAGCCAACGAAGTCGAAATCATTGAGGAGTCTACCGGACCTCTGAATGCTAGACAAGCAGACATCACCTGGCAGGCTACTGGAGGCTGCAAGACTGATTG GGCCAACCGTTGCAATGCTGCCTGCCGCGGTGAGGCTTCGCAGCGATCTTACTCCTGCACCAGCATCAAGTCCCGTATCTGGCGTCAAAGCTGCGTCTTTGGCTGGAGCGTCTGCGATTGCACCTGTGTCCGCTAG
- a CDS encoding hypothetical protein (COG:I; EggNog:ENOG503NVH3) produces the protein MGSIVEKTRDGTIYKAATNAVHPELDLLTFLFDSPHTLAEKTSILHADAADPDNNQITKSQLRTLVKSTASILRNEYGIGANGPNKDVVLAISTGHYLLPSLFYSTIAAGGVFSASNPGSTPKELAAQVSQVGVKVILCNADTEATAVAAAKLTGLDSRNVVVYSSLPGGSLVLTPTTSSTPLTSSGSLSWAKITSRHVLDSSIICLLFSSGTTGPPKACKLSHTNMVAEAALVLSPNRDFYTRLNLPLVYRTVAHLPAAHIAGIQGYFVNPFYLGGTVYWMKGFDFPLFLTYMKKYQVTHFFSVPPVFLLIAKSPMVTDQLATVEQAVSGAAPMGRELQIAAKKKLGGGRLGKGRLVQTWGLSETTGSVTVLNMGSEFEDDESGSVSALVAGIEARIVDDEGRDVEVGKEGEIWVRGPMITKGYWENEEANREGFADGGVGRERWFRTGDVAVYRGGLFYVVDRKKELIKYKGNQVAPAELEALLISHPKILDAAVIGVDDEKEGTEVPRAYVVVGDQKGITGQEIQEWVAKQVSSHKKLRGGVVFLAAVPKSPSGKILRKDLRALAKKQQHGGSKL, from the exons ATGGGTAGCATCGTCGAGAAAACCAGGGATGGGACCATCTACAAGGCTGCTACTAACGCGGTACACCCTGAGCTTGACCTCTTGACGTTTCTCTTTG ATTCACCACACACCCTGGCCGAGAAAACTTCCATCCTCCACGCCGACGCAGCAGATCCAGACAACAACCAGATAACCAAATCTCAGCTACGCACTCTCGTCAAGTCAACAGCCTCCATCCTCCGAAACGAGTACGGCATCGGTGCCAACGGCCCCAACAAAGATgtcgtcctcgccatctccacgGGACactacctcctcccctctctgTTCTactccaccatcgccgccggcggcgtcttctccgcctccaaccCCGGCTCAACCCCCAAGGAACTCGCCGCCCAGGTCAGCCAAGTAGGCGTCAAAGTCATCCTCTGCAACGCCGACACCGAAGCCACCGCCGTAGCCGCTGCTAAACTCACCGGTCTTGACTCCCGCAACGTGGTGGTttactcctccctccccggcgGCTCTCTCGTCTTgaccccaaccacctcttccacccccctcacctcaTCTGGCTCCCTCTCCTGGGCTAAAATCACCTCCCGTCATGTCCTCGACAGCTCAATAATTTgcctccttttttcttcaggcaccaccggcccccCAAAAGCGTGTAAACTATCCCACACCAACATGGTCGCCGAGGCAGCACTggtcctctcccccaaccgaGATTTTTACACCCGCTTGAACTTGCCGCTGGTGTACCGAACAGTTGCCCACCTCCCTGCCGCGCACATTGCGGGAATTCAAGGCTATTTTGTCAACCCTTTCTACCTAGGGGGAACGGTGTACTGGATGAAGGGATTTGATTTCCCCTTGTTTTTGACTTACATGAAGAAGTATCAGGTCACGCACTTCTTTTCTGTCCCCCCGGTTTTCTTGCTGATTGCAAAGTCGCCGATGGTGACAGATCAGCTTGCCACGGTGGAGCAGGCTGTTTCTGGGGCGGCGccgatggggagggagctgcAAATCGCGGCGAAGAAAAAGTTGGGAGGGGGcaggttggggaaggggaggttggtgcaGACTTGGGGCTTGTCGGAGACGACGGGGAGTGTTACTGTTTTGAATATGGGGAgcgagtttgaggatgacgagagtGGGAGTGTTTCTGCTTTGGTTGCGGGGATAGAGGCGAGgattgtggatgatgaggggagggatgtggaggtgggaaaggagggggagattTGGGTTAGGGGGCCGATGATTACGAAGGGGTATTGGGAGAATGAGGAGGCCAATAGGGAGGGGTTTgcggatgggggggtggggagggagaggtggtttAGGACGGGGGATGTGGCTGTTTATAGGGGAGGTTTGTTTTATGTGGTGGATAGGAAGAAG GAACTCATCAAATACAAGGGCAATCAAGTCGCGCCTGCGGAGCTGGAGGCGCTGCTGATCAGCCACCCCAAGATTTTGGACGCGGCCGTGAttggggtggatgatgagaaggaggggaccGAGGTGCCGAGGGCATATGTGGTTGTGGGGGATCAAAAGGGGATTACGGGGCAGGAGATCCAGGAGTGGGTTGCGAAGCAGGTTTCTAGTCATAAGaagttgaggggaggggttgtgttTTTGGCGGCTGTTCCCAAGAGTCCATCAGGGAAGATTTTGAGGAAGGATTTGAGAGCGTTggcgaagaagcagcaacacGGAGGGAGTAAGTTGTAG